The Thioalkalivibrio sulfidiphilus HL-EbGr7 genome includes a window with the following:
- the dapD gene encoding 2,3,4,5-tetrahydropyridine-2,6-dicarboxylate N-succinyltransferase: MSKLQEIIIEAFERRADITPRNVETHVKDAVMEAIDMLDRGTARVAEKKDGEWIVNDWLKKAVLLSFRIHDNQFIKGGFTNYYDKVPSKWADANSRDFREGGARVVPPATARKGSYIAPGVVLMPSYVNIGAYVDSGTMVDTWATVGSCAQIGKNVHLSGGVGIGGVLEPLQAAPTIIEDNCFIGARSEVVEGVIVEEGSVISMGVYIGQSTRIYDREKDEILYGRVPAGSVVVSGNLPSKDGKYSLYCAVIVKKVDEKTRSKVGINELLRDI, encoded by the coding sequence ATGAGCAAGCTTCAGGAGATCATCATCGAGGCCTTCGAGCGCCGCGCCGACATCACCCCGCGCAACGTGGAGACCCACGTGAAGGACGCCGTCATGGAAGCCATCGACATGCTGGACCGGGGCACCGCCCGGGTGGCGGAGAAGAAGGACGGTGAATGGATCGTCAACGACTGGCTGAAGAAGGCCGTGCTGCTGTCCTTCCGCATCCACGACAACCAGTTCATCAAGGGCGGCTTCACCAACTACTACGACAAGGTGCCCTCCAAGTGGGCCGACGCCAACTCCCGGGACTTCCGCGAGGGCGGCGCCCGGGTCGTGCCCCCGGCCACCGCGCGCAAGGGCTCCTACATCGCCCCCGGCGTGGTCCTCATGCCCTCCTACGTGAACATCGGCGCCTACGTGGACTCCGGCACCATGGTGGACACCTGGGCCACCGTGGGTTCCTGCGCACAGATCGGCAAAAACGTGCACCTGTCCGGCGGTGTGGGCATCGGTGGCGTGCTGGAGCCCCTGCAGGCCGCCCCCACCATCATCGAGGACAACTGCTTCATCGGCGCCCGCTCCGAGGTGGTGGAAGGCGTGATCGTGGAAGAGGGTTCGGTGATCTCCATGGGCGTGTACATCGGCCAGAGTACCCGCATCTACGACCGCGAGAAGGACGAGATCCTCTACGGCCGCGTGCCCGCCGGCTCCGTGGTGGTCTCCGGCAACCTGCCCTCCAAGGACGGCAAGTACAGCCTGTACTGCGCGGTGATCGTCAAGAAGGTGGACGAGAAGACCCGCTCCAAGGTAGGTATCAACGAACTGCTGCGGGACATTTGA
- a CDS encoding pyridoxal-phosphate dependent enzyme — translation MSSLGLEDIRAAAARIAPHARRTPVQTCASLDDWLGARIFLKCEHLQRAGAFKFRGACNAVLSLSDEEAARGVATHTSGNHGQALALAARLRGIPAHIVMPHDVPRVKQAAVRGYGGVIRHCEPGTRNREQALAAWVAETGATLVHPYNDARIIAGQGTAALELLEEIPDLDVVMAPVSGGGLLGGTALAARGLKPGIRVIGAEPAGADDAIRSLAAGRIIPGEHPQTIADGLRGNLGDLTFPLLREHVERILPASEAGIIEAMRLVWERAKQVIEPSAAVPLAALREQGEALRGLRIGVILSGGNVDLDHLPWRQPPTR, via the coding sequence GTGTCATCGCTCGGTCTTGAGGACATCCGCGCCGCCGCCGCGCGCATCGCGCCCCATGCCCGGCGCACGCCGGTGCAGACCTGCGCGAGCCTGGACGACTGGCTGGGGGCGCGCATATTCCTCAAGTGCGAGCACCTGCAGCGGGCCGGGGCCTTCAAGTTCCGGGGCGCCTGCAACGCGGTGCTCTCGCTCTCCGATGAGGAAGCCGCCCGGGGCGTGGCCACCCACACCTCCGGCAACCACGGCCAGGCCCTGGCCCTGGCGGCGCGCCTGCGCGGCATTCCCGCCCACATCGTCATGCCCCATGACGTGCCCAGAGTAAAACAGGCGGCGGTGCGGGGCTATGGCGGCGTGATCCGCCACTGCGAACCGGGCACCCGCAACCGGGAGCAGGCCCTGGCGGCCTGGGTGGCCGAGACCGGAGCCACGCTGGTCCACCCTTACAACGATGCGCGCATCATCGCCGGCCAGGGCACCGCCGCCCTGGAACTGCTGGAAGAGATCCCGGACCTGGACGTGGTCATGGCCCCGGTGAGCGGCGGCGGCCTGCTGGGCGGCACCGCGCTGGCCGCCCGGGGCCTGAAGCCGGGCATCCGTGTCATCGGCGCCGAACCCGCCGGCGCCGATGATGCCATCCGCTCCCTGGCGGCGGGCCGGATCATCCCCGGCGAACATCCCCAGACCATCGCCGATGGTCTGCGCGGCAACCTGGGCGATCTCACCTTCCCCCTCCTGCGCGAGCACGTGGAGCGCATCCTGCCCGCCTCCGAGGCGGGCATCATCGAGGCCATGCGCCTTGTCTGGGAACGGGCCAAGCAGGTGATCGAGCCCTCCGCCGCCGTGCCCCTGGCCGCCCTGCGGGAACAGGGCGAGGCCCTGCGGGGACTGCGCATCGGCGTCATCCTCTCCGGCGGCAACGTGGACCTGGACCATCTGCCCTGGCGGCAGCCCCCCACCCGCTGA
- a CDS encoding DUF3300 domain-containing protein: MNTHRRSPAAWLSACLLALLLGLSPAHAQGQETYSKAELASLLAPIALYPDALLSQILMASTYPLEVVEAARWSRRNPGLEGSAAVDAVADMDWDPSVKALVAFPRVIQQMSDDLTWTRQVGDAFLLQEEDVADMVQELRQRAYDAGHLEDREHVRVVREREVIYIEPASPRVVYVPYYQPTIVYGGWWWPAYAPVYWGPPYGYSVSIGITWVSGVPVSRSFFYSGFNWTHRHVVIIHHYDYRTRHYVPAGHRWRHDPWHRRGVAYRHHAVHQRYGESHYSQRSRAERPGGLSVPHDSRRSDWQGRRDVERSRDGSGPARLAPRSEEQQARSRDWRTDSDRPRTERSREASGPARPAPRSEDHQARSRDWRTDAERPRTEHRREAQTGQRPSLGSAPGRDTEQWRQQRRSGDATAQAPRERTRTGPVTDDTRRSINSRELHQGHSDRIREGWSREGQNRPRQEAQQPSRPAWNANGETGRAQVPRSPQGERDGGWRGQGGNRDPGWQGGRRDGNLGRGDAAPQPGFRAGQPRGEGRHSFAR; the protein is encoded by the coding sequence ATGAACACCCATCGCCGATCCCCGGCTGCCTGGCTTTCGGCATGCCTGCTGGCCCTGCTCCTGGGCCTCTCCCCCGCCCACGCCCAGGGCCAGGAGACCTACAGCAAGGCCGAGCTGGCCTCCCTGCTCGCGCCCATCGCCCTGTACCCCGATGCCCTGCTGTCCCAGATCCTGATGGCCTCCACCTATCCCCTGGAGGTGGTGGAGGCGGCGCGCTGGTCGCGGCGCAACCCGGGGCTCGAGGGCAGCGCCGCCGTGGACGCCGTGGCGGACATGGACTGGGATCCCAGCGTCAAGGCCCTGGTGGCCTTCCCCCGGGTGATCCAGCAGATGAGCGATGACCTCACCTGGACCCGGCAGGTGGGCGACGCCTTCCTGCTCCAGGAGGAGGACGTGGCCGACATGGTCCAGGAACTGCGCCAGAGAGCCTACGACGCCGGCCACCTGGAGGATCGGGAACACGTCCGGGTGGTGCGCGAGCGGGAGGTCATCTACATCGAACCGGCCAGCCCGCGGGTCGTGTACGTGCCCTACTACCAGCCCACCATCGTCTACGGCGGCTGGTGGTGGCCCGCCTACGCCCCGGTCTACTGGGGACCGCCCTACGGCTATTCCGTGAGCATCGGCATCACCTGGGTGAGCGGCGTGCCCGTGTCCCGCAGCTTCTTCTACAGCGGCTTCAACTGGACCCATCGCCACGTGGTGATCATCCACCACTACGACTACCGCACCCGCCACTACGTGCCCGCCGGCCACCGCTGGCGCCACGACCCCTGGCACCGCCGCGGCGTGGCCTACCGGCATCACGCGGTGCACCAGCGTTATGGCGAGAGCCATTACAGCCAACGCAGCCGTGCCGAGCGCCCGGGCGGCCTCAGCGTGCCCCACGACAGCCGCCGCTCCGACTGGCAGGGGCGCAGGGACGTGGAACGCAGCCGCGACGGCTCGGGCCCCGCGCGACTCGCACCCCGCAGCGAGGAGCAGCAGGCCCGCTCCCGGGACTGGCGCACGGACAGCGACCGCCCCCGCACCGAGCGCAGCCGCGAGGCATCCGGTCCCGCGCGTCCGGCACCCCGCAGCGAAGACCATCAGGCCCGCTCCCGTGACTGGCGTACGGACGCAGAGCGTCCTCGCACCGAACACCGCCGGGAAGCCCAGACCGGGCAACGCCCGAGCCTGGGCTCAGCCCCCGGCCGGGACACCGAGCAATGGCGCCAGCAGCGCCGCAGTGGCGATGCCACCGCCCAGGCACCCCGGGAGCGGACCCGCACGGGTCCGGTCACCGACGACACCCGGCGCAGCATCAACAGCCGGGAACTCCATCAAGGCCACAGCGACCGGATCCGCGAGGGCTGGAGCCGGGAGGGCCAGAACCGTCCCCGGCAGGAGGCGCAGCAGCCATCCCGGCCGGCCTGGAACGCCAACGGTGAAACCGGTCGCGCACAGGTCCCGCGCAGCCCGCAGGGCGAACGCGACGGCGGCTGGCGTGGCCAGGGCGGCAACCGGGACCCCGGCTGGCAGGGCGGGCGTCGGGACGGTAACCTCGGCAGAGGCGATGCCGCCCCGCAGCCCGGATTCCGAGCCGGACAGCCCCGGGGAGAGGGCCGCCACAGCTTCGCCCGCTAG
- a CDS encoding DUF3096 domain-containing protein: MTLHLSLAPLLALIAGILILIRPKLLSLIVAIYLIAIGIIGLLNIRI; encoded by the coding sequence ATGACCCTGCATCTCAGCCTCGCCCCCCTGCTGGCCCTGATCGCCGGCATCCTGATCCTCATCCGGCCCAAGCTGCTCAGCCTGATCGTGGCCATCTACCTGATCGCCATCGGCATCATCGGCCTGCTCAACATCCGCATCTAG
- a CDS encoding ArsC family reductase produces MTTLYGIKNCDTVKKARKWLEARGVEYRFHDFRADGLEAKQIHAWIKAVGWETLLNRRGTTWRKLPEAVREGIDEKRAAALMLEQPTLIKRPVVEHGKQVLVGFDPDVYAKL; encoded by the coding sequence ATGACCACGCTCTACGGCATCAAGAACTGCGACACCGTGAAGAAGGCCCGCAAGTGGCTGGAAGCACGCGGTGTCGAGTACCGTTTCCACGACTTCCGCGCCGACGGCCTGGAGGCGAAACAGATCCACGCCTGGATCAAGGCGGTGGGCTGGGAGACCCTGCTCAACCGCCGCGGCACCACCTGGCGCAAGCTGCCGGAAGCGGTGCGCGAAGGCATCGACGAAAAACGCGCCGCCGCCCTGATGCTGGAACAACCCACCCTCATCAAGCGCCCGGTGGTGGAACACGGCAAGCAGGTGCTGGTGGGATTCGATCCGGATGTCTACGCCAAACTCTGA
- the dapE gene encoding succinyl-diaminopimelate desuccinylase, translating into MSDTLDLAQELIRRRSVTPEDAGCQQLIAERLAPLGFEAHHLRFEDVDNLWLRRGSEGPVLAFAGHTDVVPTGPVEKWSSDPFQPQIRNGQLYGRGAADMKSSIAAFVIACEAFLKDHPDHKGSIALLITSDEEGPSVNGTVKVVEWLEARGEKITWALVGEPSSTERLGDVIKNGRRGSLSGVLRVRGQQGHVAYPHLADNPVHRALPALAELAAIQWDEGNEHFPPTSFQISNIHAGTGAENVIPGELEVMFNLRFSTEQTDEGIRTRVHAVLDAHGLDYELSWRLSGHPFLTAEGELVEAASAAIREVMGLDTELSTAGGTSDGRFIAPTGAQVVELGPLNASIHKIDEHVRIEDLDALSRIYTGILKRLLVE; encoded by the coding sequence ATGTCCGACACCCTCGACCTCGCCCAGGAACTCATCCGCCGCCGCTCCGTGACACCTGAGGATGCCGGCTGCCAGCAGCTCATCGCCGAGCGCCTGGCGCCGCTCGGCTTCGAGGCACACCACCTGCGCTTCGAGGACGTGGACAACCTCTGGCTGCGCCGGGGCAGCGAGGGGCCGGTGCTGGCCTTCGCGGGCCACACCGACGTGGTGCCCACCGGCCCCGTTGAGAAGTGGTCCTCGGATCCCTTCCAGCCGCAGATCCGCAACGGCCAGCTCTACGGCCGCGGCGCTGCGGACATGAAGAGTTCCATCGCGGCGTTTGTCATCGCCTGCGAGGCCTTTCTCAAGGATCACCCGGATCACAAGGGCTCCATCGCCCTGCTCATCACCTCCGACGAGGAGGGCCCGTCGGTGAACGGCACGGTGAAGGTGGTGGAGTGGCTGGAGGCGCGAGGCGAGAAGATCACCTGGGCCCTGGTGGGCGAACCCTCCAGTACCGAGCGCCTGGGTGACGTGATCAAGAACGGCCGCCGCGGCTCCCTGTCGGGGGTGCTGCGTGTGCGCGGCCAGCAGGGCCACGTGGCCTATCCGCACCTGGCCGACAACCCGGTGCACCGGGCCCTGCCGGCACTCGCCGAACTGGCGGCCATCCAGTGGGATGAGGGCAATGAACACTTCCCGCCCACCTCCTTCCAGATCTCCAACATCCACGCCGGCACCGGTGCGGAGAACGTCATCCCCGGCGAGCTGGAGGTGATGTTCAACCTGCGCTTCTCCACGGAGCAGACCGATGAAGGCATCCGCACTCGCGTGCACGCGGTGCTCGATGCCCATGGCCTGGACTATGAACTCAGCTGGCGACTCTCCGGCCACCCCTTCCTCACCGCCGAGGGGGAACTGGTGGAGGCGGCCAGCGCCGCCATCCGCGAGGTCATGGGGCTCGACACAGAGCTCTCCACCGCCGGCGGCACCTCCGACGGGCGCTTCATCGCCCCCACCGGCGCCCAGGTGGTGGAACTGGGGCCCTTGAACGCCAGCATCCACAAGATCGACGAACACGTGCGCATCGAGGATCTCGACGCCCTGTCACGCATCTACACCGGCATCCTCAAGCGCCTGCTGGTGGAGTGA
- a CDS encoding pyridoxamine 5'-phosphate oxidase family protein, giving the protein MGQILSAITPQQAEFIRAQPLYFVASAPRADDGHINLSPKGLDSFRLLNANSVAYLDLTGSGNETAAHVTENGRITLMFCGFGEQPGIVRLYGKGRVVRPGEPEWGQLRPLFSAFPGIRQIIHVQVQHTQTSCGFGVPQMDLVGQRDALPDWARRKGPEGVLDYQRRKNAFSIDGLPAPGIDTVEQP; this is encoded by the coding sequence ATGGGCCAGATCCTGTCAGCCATCACCCCACAGCAAGCCGAGTTCATCCGCGCCCAGCCCCTGTACTTCGTGGCCAGCGCGCCCCGGGCCGATGATGGCCACATCAATCTCTCGCCCAAGGGTCTGGACAGTTTTCGCCTACTCAATGCCAACAGCGTCGCCTACCTGGACCTGACCGGCAGCGGCAACGAGACCGCCGCCCACGTGACGGAGAACGGGCGCATCACCTTGATGTTCTGCGGTTTCGGCGAGCAGCCGGGGATCGTGCGCCTCTACGGCAAGGGGCGGGTGGTGCGTCCCGGAGAGCCCGAGTGGGGGCAACTGCGTCCGCTGTTCAGTGCCTTTCCCGGCATCCGTCAGATCATCCACGTGCAGGTGCAGCACACCCAGACCTCCTGCGGTTTCGGCGTTCCACAGATGGACCTGGTGGGGCAGCGGGACGCGCTCCCGGACTGGGCAAGGCGCAAGGGTCCCGAGGGGGTGCTGGACTATCAGCGGCGCAAGAATGCGTTCAGCATCGACGGTCTGCCCGCGCCCGGCATCGACACGGTGGAACAGCCATGA
- a CDS encoding IS5 family transposase, producing MSQLTFAEAEYENKKHKTRRELFLERMEGLIPWKRLEKKIIRYYAKAGPQGGRPAYPLPTMLRVHCLQLFYNLSDPGLEDALYEVESMRRFAGLKLDRIPDETTILNFRRLLERHNLAAKLFKEINQTLAEQGLMLKEGTIVDASILSAPSSTKNASGERDPEMHQTKKGNAWHFGMKVHVGVDDTLGLIHSLETTPANEADINVADKLLHGEEKVVWADAGYQGIERREEHQDRRVDWRIAMRPGKRAALPKRSPLHKIEKNKASMRAKVEHVFQRIKQMFGYAKVRYRGLAKNTSRLYLLAGFTNLLRAEPYMLA from the coding sequence ATGAGCCAGCTGACTTTCGCAGAAGCCGAATACGAGAACAAGAAGCACAAGACCCGGCGTGAGTTGTTCCTGGAGCGGATGGAAGGGCTGATTCCGTGGAAGCGGCTGGAGAAGAAGATCATTCGCTACTACGCCAAGGCCGGTCCGCAGGGCGGTCGGCCTGCCTACCCGTTGCCGACCATGCTACGCGTGCACTGCCTGCAGTTGTTCTACAACCTGAGTGATCCGGGGCTGGAGGACGCGCTGTACGAAGTGGAGTCGATGCGCCGCTTCGCCGGCTTGAAGTTGGACCGGATCCCCGATGAGACGACGATCCTGAACTTTCGACGCCTGCTGGAACGCCACAACCTGGCAGCGAAGCTGTTCAAGGAGATCAACCAGACTCTGGCTGAGCAGGGCTTGATGCTGAAGGAGGGCACGATCGTGGATGCCAGCATTCTGTCGGCGCCGAGTTCGACCAAGAATGCGTCTGGCGAGCGCGATCCGGAGATGCACCAGACCAAGAAGGGCAACGCCTGGCATTTCGGCATGAAGGTGCATGTGGGCGTGGATGACACGCTGGGCCTGATCCACAGCCTGGAGACGACGCCCGCCAATGAAGCCGATATCAACGTGGCCGACAAACTGCTGCATGGTGAGGAAAAAGTGGTGTGGGCCGATGCCGGCTATCAGGGCATCGAGAGGCGCGAAGAGCATCAAGATCGCCGGGTGGACTGGCGCATCGCGATGCGGCCAGGCAAGCGCGCGGCGCTGCCGAAGAGATCGCCCTTGCACAAGATCGAGAAGAACAAGGCGAGCATGCGCGCAAAGGTGGAGCATGTGTTCCAGCGCATCAAGCAGATGTTTGGCTATGCCAAGGTTCGCTATCGTGGCCTGGCCAAGAACACGAGCCGACTGTACCTGCTGGCAGGGTTTACAAACCTGCTGCGGGCGGAACCCTACATGCTCGCGTAG
- the dapC gene encoding succinyldiaminopimelate transaminase: MNPDLDRLQPYPFQKLTELKAGIKPPAHLEHIALSIGEPKHPTPGFIAETLASHLHGLAHYPITRGGDALRETIAAWATRRFDLPAGSLDAARHVLPVTGTREALFAFAQCVVDRSRDPLVLMPNPFYQIYEGAALLAGAEPHFLNLSADNRFLLELDAVPDAVWNRCQLLYLCNPGNPSGAVMDEAHLRQAIELAERFDFVIAADECYSEIHFPGATPPPGLLGAAARMGNTDYRRCVVFHSLSKRSNVPGLRSGFVAGDAQILERFHLYRTYHGCSMAPPSQAASTAAWADEAHVEENRQLYAQKFDAMLEILGDVLKVSRPDAGFYLWPETPVDDQTFARELFGQQNVTVLPGSYLSRDTEAGNPGRNRVRMALVAPLDECIEAAGRIRRFVESL, translated from the coding sequence ATGAATCCCGATCTGGACCGTCTGCAGCCCTATCCCTTCCAGAAACTCACGGAACTGAAGGCGGGGATCAAGCCACCGGCGCACCTGGAACACATCGCCCTGTCCATCGGCGAACCCAAGCACCCCACCCCGGGCTTCATCGCCGAGACCCTGGCCAGCCACCTGCACGGCCTGGCCCACTACCCCATCACCCGCGGCGGTGATGCCCTGCGCGAGACCATCGCCGCCTGGGCCACCCGGCGCTTCGACCTGCCCGCCGGCAGCCTGGACGCGGCACGCCACGTGCTGCCGGTCACCGGCACCCGGGAGGCCCTGTTCGCCTTCGCCCAGTGCGTGGTGGACCGCAGCCGCGACCCGCTGGTGCTGATGCCCAACCCCTTCTACCAGATCTACGAGGGCGCGGCCCTGCTGGCGGGCGCCGAGCCCCATTTCCTGAACCTGAGCGCGGACAACCGCTTCCTGCTGGAGCTGGACGCGGTGCCGGATGCCGTCTGGAATCGCTGCCAGCTGCTGTATCTGTGCAACCCCGGCAATCCCAGCGGCGCGGTGATGGACGAGGCCCACCTGCGCCAGGCCATCGAACTGGCGGAGCGCTTCGACTTCGTGATCGCCGCCGACGAGTGCTATTCCGAGATCCACTTCCCGGGCGCCACCCCGCCCCCGGGCCTGCTGGGCGCCGCCGCGCGCATGGGCAACACCGACTACCGGCGCTGCGTGGTGTTCCACAGCCTGTCCAAGCGCTCCAACGTGCCCGGCCTGCGCTCCGGCTTCGTGGCCGGCGACGCGCAGATCCTTGAGCGCTTTCACCTGTATCGCACCTACCACGGCTGCAGCATGGCCCCGCCCAGCCAGGCGGCCAGCACCGCCGCCTGGGCCGACGAGGCCCACGTGGAGGAGAACCGCCAACTGTACGCGCAGAAGTTCGACGCCATGCTGGAGATCCTCGGCGACGTGCTCAAGGTCTCGCGCCCGGACGCGGGCTTCTACCTCTGGCCCGAGACCCCGGTGGACGACCAGACCTTCGCCCGGGAGCTGTTCGGGCAGCAGAACGTCACCGTGCTGCCGGGCAGCTATCTCTCCCGGGACACCGAGGCCGGCAATCCGGGACGCAACCGGGTGCGCATGGCCCTGGTGGCCCCCCTGGACGAATGCATCGAGGCCGCCGGACGCATCCGCCGCTTCGTGGAATCCCTTTGA
- a CDS encoding TlpA family protein disulfide reductase: protein MPRRPSLCLALLLLFSLPHAVLADFSLDLPDGERLDVRVWGEDNTGPLFVWLINQYGETEGPHNLARRLAERNATVWQVDLLDSLLLQRSNEVVRNLDGAPVAALLHEAVDSGRGPIVVTTCDRMTVPLLRGLRAWQEEATDMNAVAGGILFFPNLYRGTPVAGEEPELLGIVSATNMPLAILQPELGTNRPRLEALLATLHRAGSPAYGWLVDSVRDYYLLRSVEPEAVELEAMGGPIPFDVTRAILDTPTQLLAATRLLAQTPRPDRPAPLDEEAEAPVLPAFGLVERPAYDPPGYDLVDARGVRHQHTESLGRVTLVNFWATWCPPCVHEIPSMNRLAAAYPEDEFAIVSINFRESPAHVLNFMEDVNVDFPVLMDEDGAVSGEWRVFAFPSSFLLDRQGRVRYSVNTAIEWDTDEVREVIDRLRAEDTY from the coding sequence GTGCCCCGACGACCGAGCCTGTGCCTCGCGCTGCTCCTGCTCTTCAGCCTGCCCCATGCCGTTCTCGCCGACTTCAGCCTGGACCTGCCGGACGGCGAGCGCCTGGACGTGCGCGTCTGGGGCGAGGACAACACCGGCCCCCTGTTCGTCTGGCTCATCAACCAGTACGGCGAGACCGAAGGGCCCCACAACCTGGCCCGGCGTCTGGCCGAGCGCAATGCCACGGTCTGGCAGGTGGACCTGCTGGACTCCCTGCTGCTTCAGCGCAGCAACGAGGTGGTGCGCAACCTGGACGGCGCACCGGTGGCGGCCTTGTTGCACGAGGCCGTGGACAGCGGCCGCGGACCCATCGTGGTCACCACCTGCGACCGCATGACCGTGCCCCTGCTGCGGGGCCTGCGGGCCTGGCAGGAAGAGGCCACCGACATGAACGCCGTGGCCGGCGGCATCCTGTTCTTCCCCAACCTCTACCGGGGCACCCCGGTGGCCGGCGAGGAGCCGGAGCTGCTGGGCATCGTCTCCGCCACCAACATGCCGCTCGCCATCCTGCAGCCGGAACTGGGCACCAACCGCCCGCGCCTGGAGGCGCTGCTGGCCACCCTGCACCGGGCCGGCAGCCCCGCCTACGGCTGGCTGGTGGACAGCGTGCGGGACTACTACCTGCTGCGCTCCGTCGAGCCCGAAGCGGTGGAACTGGAGGCCATGGGCGGCCCGATCCCCTTCGACGTGACCCGCGCCATCCTGGACACCCCCACCCAGCTGCTGGCGGCCACCCGGCTGCTGGCCCAGACCCCGCGCCCGGACCGTCCCGCGCCCCTGGACGAGGAGGCCGAGGCGCCGGTGCTGCCGGCCTTTGGCCTGGTGGAACGGCCGGCCTACGACCCGCCCGGCTATGACCTGGTGGATGCCCGGGGCGTGCGCCATCAGCACACCGAGAGCCTGGGGCGGGTCACCCTGGTGAACTTCTGGGCCACCTGGTGCCCGCCCTGCGTGCACGAGATCCCGTCCATGAACCGCCTGGCCGCCGCCTACCCGGAAGACGAGTTCGCCATCGTCTCCATCAACTTCCGGGAATCCCCGGCGCACGTTCTGAACTTCATGGAAGACGTGAACGTGGACTTCCCCGTGCTCATGGACGAGGACGGCGCGGTCTCGGGCGAGTGGCGGGTATTCGCCTTCCCCAGCTCCTTCCTGCTGGACCGCCAGGGTCGGGTGCGCTACTCGGTGAACACGGCCATCGAGTGGGATACAGACGAGGTGCGGGAGGTCATCGACCGGCTGAGGGCCGAGGATACTTATTGA
- a CDS encoding VOC family protein encodes MSGRFLGIHHASLIVADTARALAFYRDVLGLPELARPDLPFPGAWLGAGDQQIHLLELPNPDPVDGRPEHGGRDRHVAFSVSGLEAIRQRLEAAGVAYTMSRSGRPALFVRDPDGNAMELMEAP; translated from the coding sequence ATGAGCGGCCGCTTTCTGGGTATCCACCACGCCAGCCTGATCGTGGCCGACACGGCGCGCGCGCTCGCCTTCTACCGGGACGTGCTGGGCCTGCCGGAGCTTGCGCGCCCTGATTTGCCGTTTCCCGGGGCCTGGCTCGGGGCGGGCGATCAGCAGATTCACCTGCTGGAGCTGCCCAATCCCGACCCGGTGGATGGCCGCCCCGAGCACGGCGGCCGGGACCGGCACGTGGCGTTCTCGGTTTCGGGCCTGGAGGCGATCAGGCAGCGGCTGGAGGCAGCGGGTGTGGCTTATACGATGAGCCGTTCCGGGAGGCCGGCGCTGTTTGTCAGGGACCCGGATGGGAATGCAATGGAGCTTATGGAAGCTCCATAG